The nucleotide sequence GTTCGCCCAGGACGACTCGCACAGCTACGTCACCCCCGAGCAGGCCCCGGGCGAGATCCGGCACCTGCTGCACTTCGTGCTCGGTCTGCTGCGCGACTTCGGCCTCGACGACTACTACCTGGAGCTGTCCACGCGCGACGACTCCGACAAGTTCATCGGCTCCGACGCGGAGTGGACGGTCGCCACGGCCGTCCTCGAGGAGGCGGCGAAGGAGACCGGCCTGGAACTGGTGCCGGATCCGGGCGGGGCGGCCTACTACGGGCCGAAGATCTCCGTCCAGGCCCGGGACGCCATCGGGCGCACCTGGCAGATGTCGACGATCCAGTACGACTTCAACCAGCCCGCGCGGTTTGGCCTCGAGTACACCTCCGCCGACGGCGGGCGGCAGCAGCCGGTGATGATCCACTCGGCGAAGTTCGGCTCGATCGAGCGGTTCTTCGGTGTCCTCACCGAGCACTACGCCGGCGCCTTCCCGGCCTGGCTGGCGCCGGTGCAGGTGGTCGGCATCCCGGTCACCGACGAGCAGGTGCCCTACCTGACCGACGTGGCGCTGAAGCTGCGCGCCCGCGGCATCCGGGTGGAGATCGACGACTCCGACGACCGGATGCAGAAGAAGATCCGCACCGCCAGCAAGCAGAAGGTGCCGTTCGTGCTCATCGCGGGCGCGACCGACGCCGAGGCCGGCGCGGTCTCCTTCCGGTACCGCGACGGCAGCCAGCGCAACGGCATCCCGGTGGACGACGCCGTCGGGGAGATCGCCGCCTGGGTCGCCGCCCGCAGCAACGCCGACCCCACGGCCGACAACACGGCGGTCCCCGGATGACCACCGGCCCGAACGAGCCGTACCGGGTCGCCGTGTCCTCCGACGACGGCGGCCCGGCAACGGTGTTCGAGCACCTGTGGACGCCCTACCGGATGGCCTACATCCGGGGGGAGGGGAAGCCCACGGGCTCCCACGACTGCCCGTTCTGCGTCATCCCGACCCTCGACGACGAGGCCGGGCTGGTGGTCGCGCGGGGGACGTCGGTCTTCGCCGTCCTCAACCTGTACCCGTACAACGCCGGCCACCTGATGCTGGTCCCGTACCGGCACGTGCCCGACTACACCGACCTCACCGCCGAGGAGGTGGCCGAGCTCGGGGCGTTCACGCAGACGGCGATGCGGGTGGTGCGTGCGGTCACCGGCGCGCACGGGTTCAACATCGGCATGAACCAGGGTTCGGTGGCCGGGGCCGGCATCGCCGACCACCTGCACCAGCACGCGGTGCCGCGCTGGGGCGGGGACACCAACTTCATGCCGGTCGTCGGTCTCACCCGGGTGCTGCCGCAGGTGCTGGGGGAGACCCGCGCGCTGCTGGCCGCCGCCTGGGCCGAGTACGTCACACCGGTCTCGGAGGCCTGAGTGCTCGGCGTCAACGCCCGTCCCGTCGTGGCCAAGGTGGTGAACCCCCTGGCCGTCCGACTGGCGCGCATCGGGGTCACCCCGGACATGGTCACCATCACCGGGACCGTCGGCGCCGTGGTGGCCTCCGCCGCGCTCATCGCCACCGGGCACCTGTTCTGGGGCGCCTTCGCGGTGACCCTCTTCGTGCTGCTCGACATGCTCGACGGTGCGCTGGCCCGGCTGCGCGGCGGGGGCTCGCTGTTCGGCGCGGTCCTCGACTCCACCGGCGACCGCGCCGCGGACGCCGCGATCTTCGGTGCGCTCGTGTGGTGGTTCTCCGGAGCGGGGGACAACCGCCTGCTGGTCCTGCTCGCGCTGCTCTGCCTCGTGCTCGGGGTGCTGACGTCCTACATCAAGGCGCGCGCGGAGGGCATGGGGCTGGCCTGCGACGTCGGGGTGGTGGAGCGCACCGAGCGGCTGATCCTCGTCCTCGTCGGCACCGGCTTCACCGGGCTCGGGATCCCGTACGCCGTCGACGTCGCCCTGTGGGTGCTGCTGGTCGGCAGCGCGGTCACGGTGGGGCAGCGCGTCCTGGCCGTGAAGCGGGCGGCGGCCGGCCGGCGGATCACCTCGTGAGCGGGGCCCGGCAGCAGCTGGCCGAGCGGCTCTCCGACGCCGGCTACGCCGCCGGCTGGCGCGCGGTGCGCGCGCTCCCCGAGCCGGTCGCCCGGGCCGCCTTCGACCGCGCCGGCCGCTGGACGGCCGGGCGCGACGGGGTGGGCGTCCGCCAGCTCCGGGCCAACCTGCGCGTCGCGACGCGCGGTGCGCTCAGCGAGGCCGCCCTGGACGACCTCACCGCCGAGGCGCTGAGCTCCTACGCGCGCTACTGGCAGGAGGCGTTCCGGCTGCCGACCCTCACCGCCGAGCGGATCCGCCGGGACACCGCACTCCCCGGGATCGAGCACATCGCCCGTGCCCGCGAGGAGGGGCGCGGCGTGGTCATCGCCCTGCCGCACAGCGGCAACTGGGACGCGGCCGGTGCCTGGTTCGTCGACTGGCTCGGCGGACCCTTCATGACCGTCGCCGAACGGCTGAAGCCGGAGTCGCTCTACCGGCGCTTCCTCGAGTACCGGGAGTCCCTGGGCATGCGGGTCGTGCCGCTCACCGGCGGCGAACGGCCCAGCGCCGACGTGCTGCGGGAGTGGCTCGCCGACGGCGGCGTGGCGTGCCTGCTGGTCGACCGCAACCTCGGCGCGGGCGGCGTCCCGGTCACCTTCTTCGGCCGCGCGGCCACCATGCCGGGCGGCCCGGCGCTCCTGGCCGACCGCACCGGCGCCGCCCTCGTCCCGGCCGTCGGCCAGTTCACCGACACCGGCTGGCGGGTGTGCGTCCACCCCGAGGTGCCGGTGCAGGGGCCCGGCCGGCTCAAGGACCGGGTGGCGACGGCGATGCAGGGCGTGGCCGACGCGTTCACCACGACGATCGCGCAGCGGCCCGTGGACTGGCACATGCTCGGCCGTGTCTGGCCCGACGTCCCCGCCGACCCGCCACGGCGCGGCGAGGGAGCGACCGCCTGATGCGCGTCGGCCTGGTCTGCCCGTACCGCTGGGACGTCCCCGGCGGGGTGCAGTACCACGTCCGCGACCTGGCCGAGACGCTGCGCGGCCTGGGCCACCACGTGGAGGTGCTCACGCCCGCGGAGCGGGAGGAGTCGGTCACCGACCCCTTCCTCACCTTCGCCGGCCGGACCGTCCCGGTTCCCTACAACGGCTCGATGGCCAGCCTCCAGTTCGGCCCGGTCTCGGCGGCGCGGGTGCGGCGCTGGCTGCGC is from Blastococcus sp. HT6-4 and encodes:
- the pgsA gene encoding phosphatidylinositol phosphate synthase, encoding MLGVNARPVVAKVVNPLAVRLARIGVTPDMVTITGTVGAVVASAALIATGHLFWGAFAVTLFVLLDMLDGALARLRGGGSLFGAVLDSTGDRAADAAIFGALVWWFSGAGDNRLLVLLALLCLVLGVLTSYIKARAEGMGLACDVGVVERTERLILVLVGTGFTGLGIPYAVDVALWVLLVGSAVTVGQRVLAVKRAAAGRRITS
- a CDS encoding phosphatidylinositol mannoside acyltransferase codes for the protein MSGARQQLAERLSDAGYAAGWRAVRALPEPVARAAFDRAGRWTAGRDGVGVRQLRANLRVATRGALSEAALDDLTAEALSSYARYWQEAFRLPTLTAERIRRDTALPGIEHIARAREEGRGVVIALPHSGNWDAAGAWFVDWLGGPFMTVAERLKPESLYRRFLEYRESLGMRVVPLTGGERPSADVLREWLADGGVACLLVDRNLGAGGVPVTFFGRAATMPGGPALLADRTGAALVPAVGQFTDTGWRVCVHPEVPVQGPGRLKDRVATAMQGVADAFTTTIAQRPVDWHMLGRVWPDVPADPPRRGEGATA
- a CDS encoding HIT domain-containing protein; protein product: MTTGPNEPYRVAVSSDDGGPATVFEHLWTPYRMAYIRGEGKPTGSHDCPFCVIPTLDDEAGLVVARGTSVFAVLNLYPYNAGHLMLVPYRHVPDYTDLTAEEVAELGAFTQTAMRVVRAVTGAHGFNIGMNQGSVAGAGIADHLHQHAVPRWGGDTNFMPVVGLTRVLPQVLGETRALLAAAWAEYVTPVSEA